In Candidatus Methylomirabilota bacterium, one DNA window encodes the following:
- a CDS encoding LLM class flavin-dependent oxidoreductase has product MKIRIGVGAAGASSTPEALAELVTAIDDLGFDSLWLSEVLTGPVIDPVVGLAWAAASNPRVKLGTTMLLPGRNVLRLAKQLASLDVLCRGRLLVTLVPGLTYAPEREAIGVEPKRRGAFIDEALPLLRRLWAGETVSHDGPAGSFRDVKLSPLPVQQPLEVWLGGTVPAALERCGRLSDGWLPSLCTPEEAAAGRVVIDEAAAKAGRSISGEHFGVSIGYAREPIDPATARMMTARRPRALELTPVGLPALRQLLERFIGVGFSKFVVRPVTPPASWRAELEALSAAVGDLQT; this is encoded by the coding sequence ATGAAGATCCGCATTGGGGTGGGGGCCGCGGGAGCATCCTCGACGCCGGAGGCGCTGGCCGAGCTCGTCACGGCGATCGATGATCTCGGGTTCGACTCGCTCTGGCTCTCGGAGGTGCTGACCGGGCCGGTGATCGACCCCGTCGTGGGCCTCGCCTGGGCGGCGGCGAGCAATCCGCGGGTGAAGCTCGGGACCACGATGCTCTTGCCGGGGCGCAACGTGCTGCGTCTCGCCAAGCAGCTCGCGAGCCTCGACGTCCTGTGCAGGGGGCGGCTGCTGGTGACGCTGGTTCCCGGACTCACGTACGCGCCGGAGCGCGAGGCCATCGGCGTCGAGCCCAAGCGCCGCGGCGCGTTCATCGACGAGGCGCTGCCGCTCTTACGGCGTCTGTGGGCGGGCGAGACGGTGAGCCACGACGGCCCCGCCGGCAGCTTCCGCGACGTCAAGCTCTCGCCGCTGCCGGTGCAGCAGCCGCTCGAAGTCTGGCTGGGCGGCACGGTGCCCGCCGCGCTTGAACGCTGCGGGCGATTGTCCGACGGCTGGCTGCCGTCGCTGTGCACGCCCGAAGAGGCGGCCGCGGGACGCGTGGTGATCGACGAAGCGGCGGCCAAGGCCGGACGCTCGATCAGTGGCGAGCACTTCGGCGTGAGCATCGGGTACGCTCGCGAGCCCATCGATCCGGCTACCGCGCGCATGATGACCGCCCGCCGTCCCCGAGCCCTCGAGCTCACGCCGGTGGGATTGCCGGCTCTGCGTCAGCTCCTCGAACGCTTCATCGGAGTCGGCTTCTCCAAGTTCGTCGTGCGTCCCGTAACTCCGCCGGCGTCCTGGCGCGCCGAGCTCGAGGCCCTGTCCGCGGCGGTGGGTGACCTCCAGACCTGA